In one window of Bacillota bacterium DNA:
- the ade gene encoding adenine deaminase, whose translation MREFLAQARGEVKADLVFKNGLVADVFNGELVETSVAVAGGIILGCGDYQGEMEIDLAGQILAPGFIDGHCHVESGMVGVGEFARRVVALGTTTVCADPHEIANVAGLSGVEWLLEEGRKYPWNFYLMLPSCVPASPWETAGAVLSAGDLAKLADKPGVHGLGEVMNYVGVIQGEADLWDKLKLMRDKFIDGHAPGLGGKDLNTYLLGGIRADHEITTEAEAREKVSSGMYVMIREGSAARNLAALLPAINKRNISRFLFATDDRDPGDLLEQGHINYIVQRACELGLAPVDAIRLATINSAQCLGLERVGAIAPGYRADLIVLGDREQLFVTTVYKDGKLVAKDGEALFKPDEGPVPVPVGKSVRIAPVREEDFYLPAGEQYRVIELLPGEIVTREGRAGAQAVADLTKHNLARLAVVERHHASGRIGLGLLRGLGLQRGAIATSVAHDSHHIIVAGIEPADMATAVAAVAAQDGGLVAVAAGEVLAELPLTLGGLMSTASMEQVAERLHQVERAVQELGVRLKSPYMALSFLALPVIPALKLTDRGLFDSKNFQPVNLTM comes from the coding sequence ATGAGGGAGTTTTTGGCCCAGGCCCGGGGTGAGGTCAAGGCGGACCTAGTGTTTAAGAACGGGCTGGTGGCTGATGTGTTCAATGGTGAACTGGTGGAAACATCTGTAGCTGTGGCCGGGGGGATTATCCTCGGCTGCGGCGACTATCAGGGGGAAATGGAGATCGATTTGGCCGGACAGATTCTTGCCCCCGGTTTCATCGACGGGCACTGCCATGTGGAGAGCGGCATGGTCGGCGTCGGCGAGTTTGCCCGGCGGGTGGTGGCCCTGGGCACAACAACCGTCTGCGCCGATCCCCATGAAATAGCCAATGTTGCCGGCCTCAGCGGCGTTGAATGGCTGCTTGAAGAGGGGCGTAAATACCCCTGGAATTTTTATCTGATGCTTCCGTCCTGTGTGCCAGCGTCGCCCTGGGAAACAGCCGGCGCTGTGCTTAGCGCTGGTGATCTGGCGAAGCTGGCGGACAAACCAGGCGTCCACGGCCTCGGCGAAGTGATGAACTATGTCGGCGTGATTCAAGGCGAAGCGGATCTTTGGGATAAACTCAAGCTGATGCGGGATAAATTTATCGACGGCCATGCTCCCGGGCTCGGCGGTAAAGATCTCAACACCTATCTGCTGGGAGGCATTCGGGCCGATCATGAAATAACCACTGAGGCCGAGGCCCGGGAGAAAGTTAGCTCCGGGATGTATGTGATGATTCGTGAGGGCAGCGCCGCTCGCAATCTGGCGGCTCTGTTGCCGGCGATAAATAAGCGGAACATAAGCCGGTTTCTGTTTGCCACCGATGACCGGGACCCGGGCGATCTTTTGGAGCAGGGGCATATAAATTATATCGTGCAGCGCGCCTGTGAGCTGGGGCTGGCGCCGGTGGATGCAATCCGCCTAGCGACAATCAACTCCGCCCAGTGCCTCGGCCTGGAACGGGTGGGTGCAATTGCTCCCGGCTATCGAGCGGACCTGATTGTCCTTGGGGACAGAGAACAATTGTTTGTGACCACTGTTTATAAGGACGGTAAATTGGTGGCCAAAGACGGCGAAGCGCTGTTTAAACCGGACGAGGGACCTGTCCCCGTGCCCGTGGGTAAGTCGGTGCGGATTGCTCCGGTGCGGGAAGAAGATTTCTACCTGCCTGCGGGCGAGCAGTACAGGGTGATTGAACTATTGCCCGGGGAGATTGTGACCCGGGAAGGGAGGGCCGGGGCTCAAGCAGTCGCTGACCTGACAAAGCACAATCTCGCCCGCCTGGCTGTGGTAGAGCGTCACCATGCCAGTGGCCGCATTGGGCTCGGTCTGCTGCGCGGTCTTGGGCTCCAGCGGGGCGCGATTGCCACTTCCGTGGCCCATGACTCACATCACATCATTGTCGCCGGCATCGAGCCTGCCGACATGGCTACCGCTGTTGCAGCTGTGGCCGCACAGGACGGCGGCCTGGTGGCGGTAGCCGCTGGAGAGGTGTTGGCGGAACTGCCCCTGACCTTGGGCGGGCTGATGTCCACAGCATCCATGGAGCAAGTAGCCGAGCGGCTGCACCAAGTGGAGCGGGCAGTGCAGGAACTGGGCGTGCGACTCAAGAGTCCGTACATGGCCCTGAGTTTCCTTGCCCTGCCGGTGATTCCAGCCCTTAAGCTCACCGACCGCGGCCTTTTCGATTCAAAAAATTTTCAGCCAGTAAACCTCACCATGTAA